In the genome of Rhizobium sp. NZLR1, one region contains:
- a CDS encoding DUF4440 domain-containing protein — translation MAPDIAPSLEEIQSLEEALHRQEISGCREAVEILLAEGFVEFGASGSVYDRTTIIDLLVQEGGHR, via the coding sequence ATGGCGCCTGATATCGCTCCTAGCCTTGAGGAAATCCAGTCTCTTGAAGAAGCTCTTCACCGCCAAGAGATAAGCGGTTGCAGGGAGGCGGTCGAGATTTTGCTCGCGGAAGGTTTCGTTGAGTTTGGAGCTTCTGGCAGCGTATACGACCGAACAACGATCATCGATCTTCTTGTGCAAGAGGGCGGTCACCGATGA
- a CDS encoding SDR family oxidoreductase, translating into MSSKATAAKQREIQQQVDNADEKAKSKPKPSGAMQAGARRYPEPPFPEVHQAKPGSEADLPLAPMYDAPFYKGSEKLKDKVAIITGGDSGIGRSVAILFAREGADVAIVHLDEDRDAADTKAAVEKEGRKCLVIKGDVKDAKFCRNAVAKTVRHFSRLDILVNNAAFQVHSAEIEDLTEEHFDETLKTNLYGYFYMAKAAIPHLTNGSVIINTGSVTGLEGSKELLDYSMTKGGIHAFTEALSSQLVPKGIRVNAVAPGPVWTPLNPSDKQAEDVAKFGSQTPMKRAAQPEEIAPAYVFLASPQMSSYITGEILPIVGGY; encoded by the coding sequence ATGTCATCGAAAGCCACCGCCGCAAAGCAGCGCGAGATCCAGCAACAGGTCGACAATGCCGACGAGAAGGCGAAGTCGAAGCCGAAGCCGTCCGGCGCTATGCAGGCAGGCGCGCGCCGCTATCCCGAACCGCCTTTTCCTGAGGTTCACCAGGCCAAGCCCGGCTCCGAAGCGGACCTTCCGCTCGCGCCCATGTACGACGCGCCTTTCTACAAGGGCTCGGAAAAGCTGAAGGACAAGGTCGCCATCATAACGGGCGGAGATTCGGGCATCGGCCGTTCGGTGGCGATCCTGTTCGCACGAGAAGGCGCCGACGTCGCGATCGTTCATCTCGACGAGGATCGAGATGCCGCGGATACCAAGGCGGCCGTCGAGAAGGAAGGCCGCAAGTGCCTTGTTATAAAAGGTGATGTCAAGGATGCGAAGTTCTGCCGGAATGCCGTCGCAAAGACAGTCAGGCACTTCTCCCGGCTCGACATCCTCGTCAACAATGCCGCCTTTCAGGTTCACTCCGCCGAAATCGAAGACCTGACCGAAGAACATTTCGACGAGACGTTGAAGACCAACCTCTATGGCTATTTCTACATGGCGAAAGCTGCGATCCCGCATTTGACGAACGGCTCGGTGATCATCAACACCGGGTCGGTCACGGGCTTGGAAGGCTCCAAGGAGCTGCTCGACTATTCAATGACGAAAGGCGGCATTCATGCCTTCACCGAGGCGTTGTCCAGCCAGCTCGTGCCGAAGGGCATCCGCGTCAATGCCGTCGCGCCAGGACCGGTCTGGACGCCTCTCAATCCTTCTGACAAGCAGGCCGAGGACGTCGCGAAGTTCGGCAGCCAGACGCCGATGAAGAGGGCAGCCCAGCCCGAGGAAATTGCTCCGGCCTACGTGTTCCTCGCGTCACCCCAGATGTCGAGCTACATCACTGGTGAAATCCTGCCGATCGTCGGCGGCTACTGA
- a CDS encoding response regulator: MRLLIVEDELGIALAIEDVAIDAGFEITGIAGTMSEALELGAEADIAIIDVRLGDGLTGPSIARALFSEFGLGVAYFTVNPGLIENPEGRPVATMRTNPERIVDALSMAAKNAAQERIASRAGLPSTERLR; the protein is encoded by the coding sequence ATGCGCCTGCTCATCGTCGAAGACGAATTGGGAATCGCTCTGGCGATCGAGGACGTCGCGATCGACGCCGGATTCGAAATCACTGGCATCGCGGGGACTATGTCAGAGGCTCTGGAGCTCGGCGCCGAAGCAGACATCGCCATCATCGACGTCCGGCTTGGGGATGGACTCACCGGGCCGTCCATTGCCCGCGCGCTCTTTTCCGAGTTCGGACTTGGGGTGGCTTATTTCACCGTGAATCCTGGCCTCATCGAGAACCCGGAGGGGCGACCTGTCGCCACCATGCGGACGAACCCCGAAAGAATAGTGGATGCGCTGTCCATGGCAGCCAAGAACGCCGCGCAAGAACGCATCGCGTCGCGAGCGGGCCTACCTTCCACTGAACGCTTGAGGTGA